One Streptomyces sp. RPA4-2 genomic window carries:
- a CDS encoding helix-turn-helix transcriptional regulator, with amino-acid sequence MASSVNPTVRRRRLGQELRRLRELKGMTAEEVAERLLVSQSKISRLENGRRSISQRDVRDLCGVYEVEDHRIVDSLMQMAKDSRQQGWWHSFGDIPYSVYIGLETDAASLRVYDPQVVPGLLQTRPYAEALIAGALPETAPADIDKRVQVRLRRQERISAPDNPLRLWTVLDESALRRVVGNRSLMRDQLEHLVEQSQFPHVTVQVIPFDMGAHPGLNGQYAILEFPDAADSSVVYIEGVTSDLYLEKANDVQKYSVMYEHLRAQALNVEQSRQLIADIAKEYAR; translated from the coding sequence GTGGCGTCAAGTGTCAATCCCACCGTCCGGCGGCGCCGGCTGGGCCAGGAGCTGCGCCGGCTCCGCGAGCTCAAGGGCATGACGGCCGAAGAGGTCGCCGAGCGCCTGCTGGTCTCGCAGTCGAAGATCAGCCGGCTGGAGAACGGGCGGCGCAGCATCAGCCAGCGTGACGTCCGCGACCTGTGCGGGGTCTACGAGGTCGAGGACCACCGGATCGTCGACTCGCTGATGCAGATGGCCAAGGACTCGCGCCAGCAGGGCTGGTGGCACTCCTTCGGCGACATCCCGTACAGCGTCTACATCGGTCTGGAGACCGACGCGGCGAGCCTGCGGGTGTACGACCCCCAGGTCGTCCCTGGCCTGCTCCAGACCCGGCCGTACGCCGAGGCGCTGATCGCGGGCGCGCTGCCCGAGACCGCGCCCGCCGACATCGACAAGCGCGTCCAGGTACGTCTGCGCCGGCAGGAACGGATCTCCGCCCCGGACAACCCGCTGCGCCTGTGGACCGTCCTCGACGAGTCCGCGCTGCGCCGGGTGGTGGGGAACCGCTCCCTCATGCGCGACCAGCTGGAGCACCTGGTGGAGCAGTCCCAGTTCCCGCACGTCACGGTGCAGGTGATCCCGTTCGACATGGGCGCGCACCCGGGCCTCAACGGCCAGTACGCGATCCTGGAGTTCCCCGACGCGGCCGACTCCAGCGTCGTCTACATCGAGGGTGTCACCAGCGACCTCTACCTGGAGAAGGCGAACGACGTCCAGAAGTACAGCGTGATGTACGAGCACCTGCGGGCGCAGGCGCTGAACGTGGAGCAGTCGCGACAGCTCATCGCGGACATCGCCAAGGAGTACGCGCGCTGA
- a CDS encoding D-alanyl-D-alanine carboxypeptidase family protein, which yields MAGESPDRSKQHESSASSAEATSGTPAAVPGPVRSAAAASADPRLAVARERAATVRVDQATAVFSTRALAEGSAGSAEKVPAGGGEKVSDGSGEKTPGGSGEKTPGGSGEKGSGGDARLRAAVAAWVSGADEEESKVPQEAGSGAAGAEEAEESASAAKGAETAAEDSGTADEDARAEAGAGDRADGGARDAGDAGDAKDAADGASAEESADDNDAGADADADAEAEAGDDGEAAAEADHAVADDAGADTDVDADAESKKDAEPSDAEPSDAEPVAAGEVKAAAGTKAAESGSDSGSDSDSGSDAESGEESGSGDDPVEDVKPGSKSDVEGSATPATSKPPVDQPTAVFKAPRRPVVDQPTTMLKLGDAKPDAKPSTDKPASEPAARSTGTPTDKPGSKPGPKPEPKTGAKPEDEPKPKAAAEPKAEAAAERTSKFVALRSLDGQAPAKPRVTPADATRAMPQVGPERTTQQPLPPKPPLDLLAELTNTPPPPQTPVRTLARRVKIWTPLVLLLVVIFAIAQAVRPLPSAALGLSADATYTFEGGTLDLPWPGHGQSAIEVEGVGSLGTDGKQAPAPIASVAKIMTAYVILQEHPLKGSEGGEKITVDQQAEDESKLPDESTAAMSKGQQFTEREMLQMLMIPSGNNAARLLARWDSDSKSFVAKMNAAAKKLGMTNSTYTDPSGLQKTTVSTATDQLKLAKQVMQNDVFRGIVGMASAQIPGLDSKIYNNNDLLVKQVGVIGLKTGSSTPAGGNLVWAATKTVNGKQQTIYGAVLGQNAGTGKVWDSLQLALTNSQKLIDKVQRSLISATVVKKGDVVGYVDDQLGGRTPVVATKNMTAVGWPGLKTKLSIGEDGQAVPHTGKAGETVGVLTVGDGSSHAVKIPVALQKDLAEPGFGAKLTRVS from the coding sequence GTGGCGGGCGAGTCCCCCGACAGGTCGAAGCAGCACGAGTCGTCGGCGTCGTCGGCAGAAGCGACGTCGGGGACCCCCGCCGCGGTTCCGGGGCCGGTGCGGTCCGCCGCGGCCGCGTCGGCGGACCCCCGTCTGGCGGTGGCCCGTGAGCGGGCCGCCACGGTGCGGGTGGACCAGGCCACGGCGGTGTTCTCGACACGGGCCCTGGCGGAAGGTTCCGCCGGATCCGCGGAGAAGGTTCCCGCGGGCGGCGGGGAGAAGGTCTCCGACGGTTCCGGGGAGAAGACTCCCGGTGGGTCCGGCGAGAAGACCCCGGGTGGGTCCGGCGAGAAGGGTTCCGGCGGGGACGCCCGGCTGCGGGCCGCGGTGGCCGCGTGGGTGTCGGGCGCGGACGAGGAGGAGTCCAAGGTTCCGCAGGAGGCCGGGAGCGGGGCTGCGGGCGCCGAGGAGGCGGAGGAGTCCGCCTCGGCGGCGAAGGGCGCGGAGACGGCCGCGGAGGACTCGGGGACGGCCGACGAGGACGCGCGGGCGGAGGCCGGAGCCGGGGACCGGGCCGACGGGGGTGCCCGGGACGCCGGGGATGCCGGGGATGCCAAGGACGCGGCTGACGGAGCGTCGGCTGAGGAATCCGCGGACGACAACGATGCCGGGGCCGATGCCGATGCCGATGCCGAGGCGGAGGCCGGTGACGACGGCGAGGCCGCCGCCGAGGCTGATCACGCGGTCGCGGACGACGCCGGGGCGGACACGGATGTGGACGCCGACGCCGAGTCGAAGAAGGACGCCGAACCCTCGGACGCCGAACCTTCGGACGCCGAGCCCGTGGCCGCCGGCGAGGTGAAGGCCGCGGCCGGGACGAAGGCCGCCGAGTCCGGGTCCGACTCCGGGTCCGACTCGGACTCCGGGTCCGACGCCGAGTCCGGTGAGGAATCCGGGTCCGGTGACGACCCGGTCGAGGACGTGAAGCCCGGCTCGAAGTCCGACGTCGAGGGATCGGCGACCCCCGCGACCTCGAAGCCCCCCGTGGACCAGCCCACCGCCGTCTTCAAGGCGCCGCGGCGCCCGGTCGTGGACCAGCCCACCACCATGCTCAAACTGGGCGACGCGAAGCCGGACGCGAAGCCGTCCACGGACAAGCCCGCCTCCGAGCCCGCCGCGAGATCCACCGGAACACCGACGGACAAGCCCGGATCGAAGCCGGGACCGAAGCCTGAGCCGAAGACCGGGGCGAAGCCGGAGGACGAGCCGAAGCCGAAGGCCGCGGCGGAGCCGAAGGCCGAGGCCGCGGCCGAACGCACCAGCAAATTCGTCGCCCTCAGGTCCCTGGACGGACAGGCACCGGCGAAGCCGCGGGTGACCCCCGCCGACGCCACCAGGGCGATGCCCCAGGTCGGCCCCGAGCGCACCACCCAGCAGCCGCTTCCGCCGAAGCCGCCGCTGGACCTGCTCGCCGAGCTGACGAACACGCCGCCGCCTCCGCAGACCCCGGTACGGACACTCGCGCGCCGCGTGAAGATCTGGACGCCGCTGGTCCTGCTGCTCGTGGTGATCTTCGCGATCGCGCAGGCCGTACGGCCGCTGCCGAGCGCGGCTCTCGGGCTCAGCGCCGACGCCACGTACACCTTCGAGGGCGGCACCCTCGATCTGCCCTGGCCGGGCCATGGACAGTCGGCCATAGAGGTCGAGGGCGTCGGCAGCCTCGGCACGGACGGCAAGCAGGCACCCGCCCCCATCGCGAGCGTCGCCAAGATCATGACGGCGTACGTGATCCTCCAGGAGCACCCTCTGAAGGGGAGCGAGGGAGGCGAGAAGATCACCGTCGACCAGCAGGCCGAGGACGAGTCGAAACTGCCGGACGAGTCGACGGCCGCCATGTCGAAGGGGCAGCAGTTCACGGAGCGCGAGATGCTCCAGATGCTGATGATCCCGTCCGGCAACAACGCGGCGCGGCTGCTCGCCCGTTGGGACTCCGACAGCAAGTCCTTCGTCGCCAAGATGAACGCCGCCGCCAAGAAGCTCGGCATGACGAACTCGACGTACACGGACCCGAGCGGTCTGCAGAAGACGACGGTGAGCACCGCGACCGACCAGCTCAAGCTGGCCAAGCAGGTCATGCAGAACGACGTGTTCCGCGGCATCGTCGGGATGGCCAGCGCCCAGATCCCCGGCCTCGACAGCAAGATCTACAACAACAACGACCTGCTGGTGAAGCAGGTCGGTGTGATCGGTCTGAAGACCGGCTCGTCGACCCCCGCCGGCGGCAACCTGGTGTGGGCCGCCACCAAGACGGTGAACGGCAAGCAGCAGACGATCTACGGCGCGGTCCTCGGCCAGAACGCCGGGACCGGCAAGGTCTGGGACAGCCTCCAGCTCGCCCTCACCAACAGCCAGAAGCTGATCGACAAGGTCCAACGGAGCCTGATCTCCGCCACGGTGGTGAAGAAGGGCGACGTCGTCGGGTACGTGGACGACCAGCTCGGCGGCCGCACGCCGGTCGTCGCCACCAAGAACATGACGGCGGTCGGCTGGCCCGGTCTGAAGACGAAGCTGTCGATCGGCGAGGACGGCCAGGCGGTCCCGCACACGGGCAAGGCGGGCGAGACCGTCGGTGTGCTGACGGTCGGCGACGGTTCCAGTCACGCCGTCAAGATCCCCGTCGCGCTCCAGAAGGATCTCGCCGAGCCGGGCTTCGGCGCCAAGCTGACCCGCGTGAGCTGA
- a CDS encoding GPP34 family phosphoprotein has protein sequence MGRSRRTLPEELLLLALDPTTGTTAQPQSLDLGLAGAQLVELALAGRIAPDGDRIAVVAPRPTGDPTLDCALELLRRRGAPVRAVNWIGGPRLGLRQTYLSHLERCGMVHAVAGQMCGVLPTTRYQATDTEISREIRSRLDSAIRTGVPPDPRTAALAALAHAVGLGKHLYPGNEGRSSRSRLRDLIRHDPMGGLVAHAVMDVQNGAVAQPRRSPAPAGRPATAGVRSAPEPARGVPMQPRHGSMARAVVH, from the coding sequence ATGGGCAGGAGCCGCAGAACACTTCCGGAGGAGCTTCTGCTGCTGGCGTTGGACCCGACCACGGGTACCACCGCACAGCCGCAGTCGCTCGACCTCGGTCTGGCCGGAGCACAGCTAGTAGAGCTGGCGCTGGCCGGACGGATAGCCCCAGACGGGGATCGTATCGCCGTGGTGGCACCACGGCCGACTGGAGATCCAACACTGGACTGTGCGTTGGAACTGCTTCGCCGGCGCGGAGCACCCGTACGCGCGGTCAACTGGATTGGCGGGCCCCGACTGGGACTTCGCCAGACCTACCTCTCGCATCTGGAGAGGTGCGGCATGGTCCATGCCGTGGCCGGCCAGATGTGCGGGGTGCTTCCGACGACTCGCTACCAAGCGACGGACACGGAGATCAGCCGGGAGATCAGATCCCGGCTGGACAGCGCGATCCGCACCGGCGTACCGCCGGACCCGCGGACCGCGGCGCTCGCCGCGCTGGCCCATGCGGTCGGTCTCGGCAAGCACCTGTATCCGGGTAATGAGGGACGCTCGTCCCGCTCCCGGCTGCGGGACCTGATCAGACACGACCCCATGGGCGGCCTCGTGGCCCACGCGGTCATGGACGTTCAGAACGGTGCGGTCGCACAACCGCGCCGCAGCCCGGCACCGGCAGGCCGTCCGGCCACCGCCGGAGTCAGGTCCGCACCGGAACCCGCCCGCGGTGTTCCGATGCAACCGCGCCACGGTTCCATGGCGCGCGCCGTGGTCCACTGA
- a CDS encoding SDR family oxidoreductase, which produces MSQLAGKTVVVSGVGAGLGHQVAAAVVRDGGNAVLGARTEANLAKSAADLDPDGAHTAYRATDITDEAQCEALAALATERFGRIDAIVHVAAWDSYFGGLQDADFTTWQSVIDVNLLGTLRMTRACLPALKVCGGSVVIIGTQSSVAAPSQVRQAAYAASKGALTSAMYSMARELGPHRIRVNTVLPGWMWGPPVEAYVQFTAYTEGVPEADVLQRLTERMALPELATDGDVADAAVFLASDRARAITGQSLLVNAGEIMR; this is translated from the coding sequence ATGTCACAGCTCGCGGGCAAGACCGTGGTCGTTTCGGGGGTCGGCGCCGGGCTCGGCCATCAGGTCGCGGCGGCTGTCGTGCGCGACGGGGGGAACGCCGTGCTGGGAGCGCGCACGGAGGCCAATCTGGCCAAGTCCGCGGCCGACCTCGACCCGGACGGCGCGCACACCGCGTACCGGGCGACGGACATCACGGACGAGGCGCAGTGCGAGGCGCTGGCCGCGCTGGCGACGGAGCGGTTCGGGCGGATCGACGCGATCGTCCATGTCGCCGCCTGGGACAGCTACTTCGGCGGCCTCCAGGACGCGGATTTCACCACCTGGCAGTCGGTCATCGACGTGAACCTGCTGGGCACCCTGCGGATGACCCGCGCCTGTCTGCCCGCGCTGAAGGTGTGCGGCGGCTCGGTCGTCATCATCGGGACGCAGTCGTCGGTGGCCGCCCCGTCACAGGTGCGGCAGGCGGCGTACGCGGCCTCGAAGGGCGCGCTGACGAGCGCGATGTACTCCATGGCGCGGGAGCTCGGCCCGCACCGGATCCGGGTCAACACCGTGCTGCCGGGCTGGATGTGGGGGCCGCCGGTGGAGGCGTACGTCCAGTTCACCGCGTACACCGAGGGCGTACCGGAGGCGGACGTCCTTCAGCGGCTCACCGAACGGATGGCCCTGCCCGAGCTGGCCACGGACGGGGACGTCGCGGACGCCGCGGTGTTCCTGGCCTCCGACCGGGCGCGGGCGATCACCGGGCAGTCCCTGCTCGTGAACGCCGGCGAGATCATGCGTTAG
- a CDS encoding DUF397 domain-containing protein: MAIQQGATDTWTKSSYSTGNGACVEVKSPVLAAMAVRDSKVPEGPTLAFPANSWNAFVAEVSRGAFDLA, translated from the coding sequence ATGGCAATCCAGCAAGGCGCCACGGACACGTGGACCAAATCCTCGTACTCGACCGGCAACGGCGCATGTGTCGAGGTCAAGTCCCCGGTTCTCGCGGCGATGGCCGTCCGGGACTCCAAGGTCCCCGAGGGCCCCACGCTGGCGTTCCCCGCGAACTCGTGGAACGCCTTCGTGGCAGAGGTGAGCCGGGGGGCTTTCGACCTCGCCTGA